A genomic stretch from Antarcticibacterium flavum includes:
- a CDS encoding acetate/propionate family kinase, translated as MNKILIINSGSSSLKFQLIAMPAEEVLASGLVERIGQENSMLHYKSGDFKTSEEFSIPDHSVALKKVTNYLLDPEKGVIKDASEIPAIGHRVVHGGDAFSETIEIDEEVKSEIKKLFSLAPLHNPPNLKGIQVAEDIFPEAKQVAVFDTAFHRSIPDCANTYAIPLSFKQDHNIQVYGFHGTSHKYVTEQAIEMLDKKNSKIISVHLGNGCSITAVQDGKSVDHSLGFGPVNGLIMGTRSGDIDQSIIFYMIEKLGYSAREVSDLLHHKSGMLGLTGYSDLRDIEAEAEKGNRKCQLALEMNAYRIKKYIGAYTAAMNGLDAIVFTAGIGENSDILRSLVCKDMEYLGIEIDPEKNVIRSKENRAINRENARVKVLIIPTNEELEIAKQTYKLVF; from the coding sequence ATGAACAAAATACTTATTATAAATTCCGGTAGTTCCTCCTTAAAATTTCAGCTTATTGCAATGCCTGCTGAAGAAGTACTGGCCTCAGGGCTGGTAGAGAGAATAGGACAGGAAAATTCAATGTTGCATTATAAATCTGGTGATTTTAAGACTTCTGAAGAATTTTCAATCCCCGATCATTCTGTAGCCTTAAAAAAGGTAACAAATTATTTACTGGATCCTGAAAAGGGTGTTATTAAGGATGCTTCAGAAATTCCCGCAATTGGGCACAGAGTGGTTCATGGTGGAGATGCTTTTTCGGAAACCATTGAGATCGATGAGGAGGTGAAATCTGAAATTAAAAAGCTTTTTTCCCTCGCCCCGCTCCATAATCCGCCAAACCTTAAAGGGATCCAGGTCGCTGAGGATATTTTTCCTGAAGCTAAACAGGTAGCTGTTTTTGATACTGCCTTTCACCGCTCCATTCCAGATTGTGCCAATACTTATGCCATTCCCCTGTCCTTTAAACAGGATCATAATATCCAGGTATACGGTTTTCACGGTACCAGTCATAAATATGTGACAGAGCAGGCAATCGAAATGCTGGATAAGAAAAATTCAAAGATCATAAGCGTGCACCTGGGCAATGGCTGTAGTATTACTGCTGTGCAGGACGGCAAAAGCGTAGATCATTCCCTTGGTTTTGGACCGGTGAATGGCCTAATCATGGGTACCCGGAGCGGTGATATTGACCAGTCCATTATTTTTTATATGATTGAAAAACTGGGATATTCAGCTAGAGAGGTAAGCGACTTGCTTCATCACAAAAGTGGGATGTTGGGACTTACCGGCTACAGCGATCTTCGGGACATTGAGGCAGAAGCAGAAAAAGGTAACCGCAAGTGCCAGCTTGCACTGGAGATGAATGCCTACAGGATCAAAAAATATATAGGTGCTTATACTGCCGCTATGAATGGCCTGGATGCGATTGTTTTCACAGCGGGGATTGGTGAGAATAGTGACATACTTCGCTCCCTGGTTTGTAAAGACATGGAGTACCTGGGTATCGAGATCGATCCCGAAAAGAATGTAATTCGATCAAAAGAGAATAGAGCGATCAATCGAGAAAATGCAAGGGTAAAAGTGCTAATTATTCCCACCAATGAAGAACTTGAAATAGCCAAACAAACATATAAACTGGTTTTTTAA